Proteins from one Dysgonomonas sp. HDW5A genomic window:
- a CDS encoding helix-turn-helix domain-containing protein — MNIKTKRGLILTLFFLSFIPFSIVAQSQDVLQMKEALISKIDSCNKNLLKLDQKLKISMMTMANKSREYDAMAEFFNQKKLFGEEYQILMYKYMYKDTSPNNLDSIYYYFKKSDNQYLNSHEDVTLLINSLRGHFVAWCSNNSYSELAIHTLKQNIEYNSIRKLNDNLWTYLRLVQIYRTTGNHKQAIESGKTGLNQANTHKLAFELKVCIASEIAESYYILGDFQNSLVYCDSILSYTHNIPDKFQPELGSNFYNLALIDFYAMTSVAYSSTKKFEQALVMLGKLEAIFPKAKILGYPDNARDQFLAQKNWVNMVYNYQKGDYAKAMEYLNKNKELAIPFALTPDYKNTPKWEALINEKLGNYKEANSALKDQLHFTDSINRANTDKEVSSLWATFEVDKAQQAKENSESKVRIIAISTSIIIFISAILLIYFVVTNRKLKKKNQLLFKQQKNQSSTIPFVINRKEEASQEEISENTEQTLYLRIIEYLQTSRQYTDSAISRESLAKELGTNRQYIIDAISNNANMSFNEFINNFRIDYARDLLLNEDNILIKEVYTEAGFKNRNTFSQLFKEKFGMSPSEFRECANEEKIKR, encoded by the coding sequence ATGAATATCAAAACAAAAAGAGGTTTAATCTTAACCTTGTTTTTCTTATCATTTATACCATTCTCTATTGTTGCCCAGTCTCAAGATGTACTTCAAATGAAGGAAGCTTTAATATCCAAGATAGACTCATGTAATAAGAATTTATTAAAACTTGATCAGAAACTGAAAATCTCGATGATGACAATGGCTAATAAATCACGTGAATATGATGCTATGGCTGAGTTCTTCAATCAGAAAAAATTATTTGGAGAAGAATATCAGATACTCATGTACAAATACATGTATAAAGATACATCCCCCAATAATCTGGATAGTATATATTATTATTTCAAGAAATCTGATAATCAATACTTAAACAGTCATGAAGACGTTACGCTACTCATCAATTCACTACGAGGACATTTTGTTGCTTGGTGCTCTAATAATAGCTATTCAGAACTTGCTATTCATACGCTAAAACAGAATATCGAATATAATTCGATTAGAAAACTCAATGATAACCTCTGGACATATCTGAGATTGGTACAAATCTACAGAACTACAGGTAATCACAAACAGGCAATCGAGTCCGGAAAGACAGGTCTAAATCAAGCAAATACACACAAACTTGCATTTGAACTGAAAGTATGTATTGCTTCGGAAATTGCAGAAAGCTATTATATACTGGGTGATTTTCAAAACAGCTTGGTATATTGTGACTCAATCCTCTCATATACCCACAATATTCCCGATAAATTTCAACCCGAACTTGGATCAAATTTCTATAATCTGGCTTTGATAGACTTTTATGCAATGACATCGGTTGCTTATTCATCAACAAAAAAATTTGAACAAGCACTAGTAATGCTCGGAAAACTGGAAGCAATTTTTCCAAAGGCAAAAATATTAGGCTATCCGGACAATGCAAGAGACCAGTTTTTAGCTCAAAAAAACTGGGTAAATATGGTTTATAACTATCAAAAAGGAGACTATGCTAAAGCAATGGAATATTTGAATAAAAATAAGGAACTGGCAATTCCTTTTGCTTTGACTCCAGATTATAAGAATACCCCTAAATGGGAGGCTCTAATTAATGAAAAGCTGGGTAATTATAAAGAAGCCAACTCCGCACTTAAAGATCAGCTACACTTTACCGACTCCATAAACCGAGCAAATACCGATAAAGAAGTCAGTTCTTTATGGGCTACTTTTGAAGTAGACAAAGCACAGCAAGCCAAAGAAAATAGCGAGTCGAAAGTCAGAATTATAGCAATAAGCACCAGTATCATTATTTTTATCTCTGCCATTCTCCTCATCTATTTTGTGGTAACCAACAGAAAATTAAAGAAAAAAAACCAACTCTTATTTAAACAACAGAAGAATCAATCATCTACTATACCTTTTGTAATAAACAGGAAAGAGGAAGCATCACAAGAAGAAATATCAGAAAATACTGAACAGACTCTCTATTTACGAATTATTGAATATCTGCAAACATCCAGGCAATATACAGATTCGGCGATCTCGCGCGAATCATTAGCTAAAGAACTGGGAACAAACAGACAGTATATCATCGATGCTATATCAAATAATGCTAATATGAGTTTCAATGAGTTTATCAATAATTTCAGAATTGATTATGCGCGAGATTTATTATTAAATGAAGACAATATACTGATCAAAGAAGTATATACTGAAGCGGGATTTAAGAATAGGAATACTTTTTCGCAATTGTTTAAAGAGAAGTTTGGTATGAGTCCTTCCGAATTCAGAGAGTGTGCCAATGAGGAAAAGATAAAAAGATAA